From Etheostoma spectabile isolate EspeVRDwgs_2016 chromosome 19, UIUC_Espe_1.0, whole genome shotgun sequence, the proteins below share one genomic window:
- the gigyf1a gene encoding GRB10-interacting GYF protein 1 isoform X17, which translates to MTAETLNFGPEWLRALSSGGSVTSPPPSPAMPKYKLAEYRYGREEMLALYIKDNKVPEDMQDKEFAAILQDEPMQPLALVPLTEEEQRNFSMSVNSVAVLRLMGKGVGGAAPAGVVRGRGATRGGRGRGRGEGGFYQRSIEEAEVGFGRSVREIHRSQSWDDRGERRFEKPLRREVGRPGFEETVGPVVPGRKEYTRADSDNWRILREEQEEEEGVEPGTNWRLAGARRDVSSLMAVNSLSDGGPRSAGWREHTGPGESRRRKFDFDFRDSEGHGGGRRRAGSEGQEDDRDGLPEWCTDEEDGEMGTFDSSGAFMTMKKGGKETILEDEFEFKGIEEEEEEDENFADIERNSAEGDKDNENKECGSAVGDGETKPASPSSSPPALQNCSPPALEPRPSNAGPAVDNPQLNNSHPVKASSMPSEVSDMAPIGGSKAQLSPSAPTSSNLPPPPPSSAVPLHPPPGGDTEDDEGMKHLQQEAERMVASLQDTSLEEECFTQALQQQQENRNTAAALPLSHEAAMKWFYKDPQGEIQGPFTTVEMCEWFQAGYFTMTLLVKRGCDEGFQPLGDVIKMWGRVPFAPGPSPPPLLGNLDQDRLKKQQELAAAALYQQLQQQQLFQLINRCSEQGMMPSMNRSMSVPDTGSMWDMHTSASQPSGGEASLWDITMNPSTQGPTLEQLQKLQQERRDAELRAKREEEEQRKRREEKRRQQEEQKRRDEEELFRRKQCRQQQELIMKLLQQAPQQQGPGASGSGWSGAPSSGLSKSGKPPALALLEMQQEAERLLKQQQQQRQQQRDRHSGMSMGSSSMGGQWVDGVGMWGGPGGMEGKGGSGSSSSSMGMWDEAVKNQTGLRGNSNNNMGLKNSRSSPSLSEQYMMRRKRTEEEEKLLKLLQGMKPQDGFTTWCEQMLHALNTSANNSSSSLDVATIVAYLKEVESPYAVLDFIRSYLGDTVEAKEFAKQFLERRAKQKANQQRQQQQKLSKEVAGLNMNFPLQDSMRGMNPSTLQSMFQANHMGKAGLYDNQGGKMKKKQPMMLHSDPSILGYSFHNTGECLSLNEMEMVEDY; encoded by the exons ATGACTGCTGAGACTCTTAACTTCGGCCCAGAATG GCTCCGTGCACTGTCCAGTGGGGGGAGTGTGACGtccccccctccttcccccGCCATGCCAAAGTACAAGTTGGCCGAGTACCGCTACGGCCGAGAGGAGATGTTAGCACTTTATATCAAAGACAACAAG gtCCCAGAGGACATGCAGGATAAGGAGTTTGCTGCTATTCTGCAAGATGAGCCCATGCAGCCACTGGCACTGGTGCCTCTCACTGAGGAGGAGCAG aggaACTTCTCCATGTCTGTGAACAGTGTGGCGGTGCTGAGGCTCATGGGAAAAGGGGTGGGCGGGGCTGCCCCAGCTGGAGTGGTCCGAGGACGAGGGGCCACACGAGGTGGTCGAG GACGAGGTCGCGGTGAAGGTGGATTCTACCAAAGAAGTATTGAAGAAGCGGAGGTGGGTTTCGGACGCAGCGTCCGAGAGATACACCGCAGCCAGAGCTGGGATGACCG GGGCGAGCGTCGATTTGAGAAGCCGCTGCGGCGGGAGGTGGGACGTCCTGGCTTTGAAGAGACTGTAGGTCCCGTGGTTCCAGGAAGGAAGGAATACACAAGGGCTGACAGCGATAACTGGCGCATCCTCcgggaggagcaggaggaggaggagggggtggagcCGGGCACCAACTGGAGACTTGCTGGAGCCCGCAGGGATG TATCCTCACTGATGGCGGTCAACTCTTTGTCAGATGGTGGTCCTCGCTCAGCAGGCTGGCGAGAGCATACTGGTCCAGGTGAGAGTCGTCGAAGGAAGTTTGATTTCGATTTCCGTGACTCTGAGGGCCATGGTGGTGGCCGCCGGCGTGCAGGCAGTGAGGGACAAGAGGATGACAGGGACGGCCTGCCAGAGTGGTGTACAGACGAGGAGGACGGGGAGATGGGCACGTTTGATTCCTCTGGGGCTTTCATGACTATGAAG AAGGGTGGCAAGGAGACAATCCTGGAGGACGAGTTTGAGTTTAAGGGGattgaggaggaagaagaagaagacgaaaaCTTCGCTGACATTGAGAGGAATAGTGCGGAAGGAGACAAAGACAATG AGAATAAAGAATGTGGCTCTGCAGTAGGGGATGGCGAGACAAAGCCAGCAtcaccttcctcctctcctccagctCTCCAAAACTGTTCCCCTCCAGCTCTGGAGCCTCGGCCCAGCAACGCTGGCCCAGCGGTGGACAACCCTCAGCTAAACAACAGCCACCCCGTCAAGGCCAGCAGCATGCCCAGTGAAG tgtcagACATGGCTCCGATAGGGGGCTCCAAGGCCCAGCTGAGCCCTAGCGCCCCCACCTCTTCCAATCTgcctcccccacccccttccTCTGCTGTTCCTCTCCACCCTCCACCTGGAGGAGACACAGAGGATGATGAGGGCATGAAGCACCTGCAGCAG gAGGCAGAGAGGATGGTGGCATCACTGCAGGACACTTCTTTGGAGGAGGAGTGTTTCACCCAGgcgctgcagcagcagcaggagaacAGGAACACAGCAGCTGCTCTGCCACTGTCACATGAGGCCGCCATGAAGTGGTTCTACAAGGACCCACAGGGAGAGATCCAGG GTCCATTCACCACAGTGGAGATGTGCGAGTGGTTCCAAGCTGGCTACTTCACCATGACCCTTCTGGTGAAGCGGGGCTGCGACGAGGGCTTCCAACCCCTTGGTGACGTCATCAAGATGTGGGGCCGCGTGCCCTTTGCCCCAGGGCCCTCCCCGCCGCCCCTGCTG GGAAACCTGGACCAGGACCGTCTGAAAAAGCAACAGGAGCTGGCAGCAGCAGCTCTTTACCAGCAgctccaacagcagcagctaTTCCAGCTCATTAACAG GTGCAGTGAGCAGGGTATGATGCCTTCGATGAATAGGTCGATGTCAGTGCCAGATACAGGGTCCATGTGGGACATGCATACCTCAGCTTCCCAGCCGTCAG GCGGTGAAGCCAGTCTTTGGGACATAACAATGAATCCTTCTACTCAGGGTCCAACTCTCGAACAGCTTCAAAAG ctccagcaggagaGGCGAGACGCTGAACTCAGGGCGAAGcgcgaggaggaggagcagcgtaagaggagggaggagaagaggaggcaacaggaggagcaaaagaggagggatgaggaggagCTCTTCAGACGCAAGCAG TGTCGTCAGCAGCAAGAACTGATCATGAAGTTGCTGCAGCAGGCCCCCCAGCAACAGGGTCCTGGGGCAAGCGGCTCAGGCTGGAGCGGGGCTCCCTCATCTGGGCTATCCAAGTCAGGAAAACCCCCGGCTCTGGCTCTGCTGGAAATGCAGCAGGAGGCAGAGAGGCTcctgaagcagcagcagcaacagaggcagcagcagagagacCGC CACTCCGGCATGTCAATGGGGAGCTCCTCCATGGGAGGGCAGTGGGTGGATGGTGTTGGCATGTGGGGCGGGCCTGGAGGTATGGAGGGTAAGGGCGGCAGTGGAAGCTCTTCAAGCAGCATGGGCATGTGGGACGAGGCTGTGAAGAACCAAACCGGCCTGCGTggtaacagcaacaacaacatggGCTTGAAGAACAGCCGCAGCAGCCCTTCACTCAG TGAGCAGTACATGATGCGTCGTAAGCGGacggaagaggaggagaagctgCTGAAGCTGCTGCAGGGCATGAAGCCTCAGGACGGCTTCACTACCTGGTGTGAACAGATGCTGCACGCTCTCAACACCTCTGCCAacaactcctcttcctctctggaTG TTGCCACAATTGTGGCATACCTGAAGGAGGTGGAGTCTCCCTATGCAGTACTGGACTTCATCCGGTCCTATCTAGGGGACACAGTGGAAGCCAAAGAGTTCGCCAAACAGTTTCTGGA
- the gigyf1a gene encoding GRB10-interacting GYF protein 1 isoform X16: MTAETLNFGPEWLRALSSGGSVTSPPPSPAMPKYKLAEYRYGREEMLALYIKDNKVPEDMQDKEFAAILQDEPMQPLALVPLTEEEQRNFSMSVNSVAVLRLMGKGVGGAAPAGVVRGRGATRGGRGRGRGEGGFYQRSIEEAEVGFGRSVREIHRSQSWDDRGERRFEKPLRREVGRPGFEETVGPVVPGRKEYTRADSDNWRILREEQEEEEGVEPGTNWRLAGARRDDGGPRSAGWREHTGPGESRRRKFDFDFRDSEGHGGGRRRAGSEGQEDDRDGLPEWCTDEEDGEMGTFDSSGAFMTMKKGGKETILEDEFEFKGIEEEEEEDENFADIERNSAEGDKDNENKECGSAVGDGETKPASPSSSPPALQNCSPPALEPRPSNAGPAVDNPQLNNSHPVKASSMPSEVSDMAPIGGSKAQLSPSAPTSSNLPPPPPSSAVPLHPPPGGDTEDDEGMKHLQQEAERMVASLQDTSLEEECFTQALQQQQENRNTAAALPLSHEAAMKWFYKDPQGEIQGPFTTVEMCEWFQAGYFTMTLLVKRGCDEGFQPLGDVIKMWGRVPFAPGPSPPPLLVRQPPPTQRPQPTRGPAGTGNLDQDRLKKQQELAAAALYQQLQQQQLFQLINRCSEQGMMPSMNRSMSVPDTGSMWDMHTSASQPSGGEASLWDITMNPSTQGPTLEQLQKLQQERRDAELRAKREEEEQRKRREEKRRQQEEQKRRDEEELFRRKQCRQQQELIMKLLQQAPQQQGPGASGSGWSGAPSSGLSKSGKPPALALLEMQQEAERLLKQQQQQRQQQRDRHSGMSMGSSSMGGQWVDGVGMWGGPGGMEGKGGSGSSSSSMGMWDEAVKNQTGLRGNSNNNMGLKNSRSSPSLSEQYMMRRKRTEEEEKLLKLLQGMKPQDGFTTWCEQMLHALNTSANNSSSSLDVATIVAYLKEVESPYAVLDFIRSYLGDTVEAKEFAKQFLERRAKQKANQQRQQQQLSKEVAGLNMNFPLQDSMRGMNPSTLQSMFQANHMGKAGLYDNQGGKMKKKQPMMLHSDPSILGYSFHNTGECLSLNEMEMVEDY, translated from the exons ATGACTGCTGAGACTCTTAACTTCGGCCCAGAATG GCTCCGTGCACTGTCCAGTGGGGGGAGTGTGACGtccccccctccttcccccGCCATGCCAAAGTACAAGTTGGCCGAGTACCGCTACGGCCGAGAGGAGATGTTAGCACTTTATATCAAAGACAACAAG gtCCCAGAGGACATGCAGGATAAGGAGTTTGCTGCTATTCTGCAAGATGAGCCCATGCAGCCACTGGCACTGGTGCCTCTCACTGAGGAGGAGCAG aggaACTTCTCCATGTCTGTGAACAGTGTGGCGGTGCTGAGGCTCATGGGAAAAGGGGTGGGCGGGGCTGCCCCAGCTGGAGTGGTCCGAGGACGAGGGGCCACACGAGGTGGTCGAG GACGAGGTCGCGGTGAAGGTGGATTCTACCAAAGAAGTATTGAAGAAGCGGAGGTGGGTTTCGGACGCAGCGTCCGAGAGATACACCGCAGCCAGAGCTGGGATGACCG GGGCGAGCGTCGATTTGAGAAGCCGCTGCGGCGGGAGGTGGGACGTCCTGGCTTTGAAGAGACTGTAGGTCCCGTGGTTCCAGGAAGGAAGGAATACACAAGGGCTGACAGCGATAACTGGCGCATCCTCcgggaggagcaggaggaggaggagggggtggagcCGGGCACCAACTGGAGACTTGCTGGAGCCCGCAGGGATG ATGGTGGTCCTCGCTCAGCAGGCTGGCGAGAGCATACTGGTCCAGGTGAGAGTCGTCGAAGGAAGTTTGATTTCGATTTCCGTGACTCTGAGGGCCATGGTGGTGGCCGCCGGCGTGCAGGCAGTGAGGGACAAGAGGATGACAGGGACGGCCTGCCAGAGTGGTGTACAGACGAGGAGGACGGGGAGATGGGCACGTTTGATTCCTCTGGGGCTTTCATGACTATGAAG AAGGGTGGCAAGGAGACAATCCTGGAGGACGAGTTTGAGTTTAAGGGGattgaggaggaagaagaagaagacgaaaaCTTCGCTGACATTGAGAGGAATAGTGCGGAAGGAGACAAAGACAATG AGAATAAAGAATGTGGCTCTGCAGTAGGGGATGGCGAGACAAAGCCAGCAtcaccttcctcctctcctccagctCTCCAAAACTGTTCCCCTCCAGCTCTGGAGCCTCGGCCCAGCAACGCTGGCCCAGCGGTGGACAACCCTCAGCTAAACAACAGCCACCCCGTCAAGGCCAGCAGCATGCCCAGTGAAG tgtcagACATGGCTCCGATAGGGGGCTCCAAGGCCCAGCTGAGCCCTAGCGCCCCCACCTCTTCCAATCTgcctcccccacccccttccTCTGCTGTTCCTCTCCACCCTCCACCTGGAGGAGACACAGAGGATGATGAGGGCATGAAGCACCTGCAGCAG gAGGCAGAGAGGATGGTGGCATCACTGCAGGACACTTCTTTGGAGGAGGAGTGTTTCACCCAGgcgctgcagcagcagcaggagaacAGGAACACAGCAGCTGCTCTGCCACTGTCACATGAGGCCGCCATGAAGTGGTTCTACAAGGACCCACAGGGAGAGATCCAGG GTCCATTCACCACAGTGGAGATGTGCGAGTGGTTCCAAGCTGGCTACTTCACCATGACCCTTCTGGTGAAGCGGGGCTGCGACGAGGGCTTCCAACCCCTTGGTGACGTCATCAAGATGTGGGGCCGCGTGCCCTTTGCCCCAGGGCCCTCCCCGCCGCCCCTGCTGGTGAGACAGCCACCACCAACGCAGCGCCCGCAGCCCACCCGAGGGCCCGCCGGGACT GGAAACCTGGACCAGGACCGTCTGAAAAAGCAACAGGAGCTGGCAGCAGCAGCTCTTTACCAGCAgctccaacagcagcagctaTTCCAGCTCATTAACAG GTGCAGTGAGCAGGGTATGATGCCTTCGATGAATAGGTCGATGTCAGTGCCAGATACAGGGTCCATGTGGGACATGCATACCTCAGCTTCCCAGCCGTCAG GCGGTGAAGCCAGTCTTTGGGACATAACAATGAATCCTTCTACTCAGGGTCCAACTCTCGAACAGCTTCAAAAG ctccagcaggagaGGCGAGACGCTGAACTCAGGGCGAAGcgcgaggaggaggagcagcgtaagaggagggaggagaagaggaggcaacaggaggagcaaaagaggagggatgaggaggagCTCTTCAGACGCAAGCAG TGTCGTCAGCAGCAAGAACTGATCATGAAGTTGCTGCAGCAGGCCCCCCAGCAACAGGGTCCTGGGGCAAGCGGCTCAGGCTGGAGCGGGGCTCCCTCATCTGGGCTATCCAAGTCAGGAAAACCCCCGGCTCTGGCTCTGCTGGAAATGCAGCAGGAGGCAGAGAGGCTcctgaagcagcagcagcaacagaggcagcagcagagagacCGC CACTCCGGCATGTCAATGGGGAGCTCCTCCATGGGAGGGCAGTGGGTGGATGGTGTTGGCATGTGGGGCGGGCCTGGAGGTATGGAGGGTAAGGGCGGCAGTGGAAGCTCTTCAAGCAGCATGGGCATGTGGGACGAGGCTGTGAAGAACCAAACCGGCCTGCGTggtaacagcaacaacaacatggGCTTGAAGAACAGCCGCAGCAGCCCTTCACTCAG TGAGCAGTACATGATGCGTCGTAAGCGGacggaagaggaggagaagctgCTGAAGCTGCTGCAGGGCATGAAGCCTCAGGACGGCTTCACTACCTGGTGTGAACAGATGCTGCACGCTCTCAACACCTCTGCCAacaactcctcttcctctctggaTG TTGCCACAATTGTGGCATACCTGAAGGAGGTGGAGTCTCCCTATGCAGTACTGGACTTCATCCGGTCCTATCTAGGGGACACAGTGGAAGCCAAAGAGTTCGCCAAACAGTTTCTGGA
- the gigyf1a gene encoding GRB10-interacting GYF protein 1 isoform X4, whose translation MTAETLNFGPECKQNIFWLFEQKLFEDIIMDSNKRLRALSSGGSVTSPPPSPAMPKYKLAEYRYGREEMLALYIKDNKVPEDMQDKEFAAILQDEPMQPLALVPLTEEEQRNFSMSVNSVAVLRLMGKGVGGAAPAGVVRGRGATRGGRGRGRGEGGFYQRSIEEAEVGFGRSVREIHRSQSWDDRGERRFEKPLRREVGRPGFEETVGPVVPGRKEYTRADSDNWRILREEQEEEEGVEPGTNWRLAGARRDVSSLMAVNSLSDGGPRSAGWREHTGPGESRRRKFDFDFRDSEGHGGGRRRAGSEGQEDDRDGLPEWCTDEEDGEMGTFDSSGAFMTMKKGGKETILEDEFEFKGIEEEEEEDENFADIERNSAEGDKDNENKECGSAVGDGETKPASPSSSPPALQNCSPPALEPRPSNAGPAVDNPQLNNSHPVKASSMPSEDMAPIGGSKAQLSPSAPTSSNLPPPPPSSAVPLHPPPGGDTEDDEGMKHLQQEAERMVASLQDTSLEEECFTQALQQQQENRNTAAALPLSHEAAMKWFYKDPQGEIQGPFTTVEMCEWFQAGYFTMTLLVKRGCDEGFQPLGDVIKMWGRVPFAPGPSPPPLLVRQPPPTQRPQPTRGPAGTVSQSSANVEDGEGRMQRRGKIDRQVTGNLDQDRLKKQQELAAAALYQQLQQQQLFQLINRCSEQGMMPSMNRSMSVPDTGSMWDMHTSASQPSGGEASLWDITMNPSTQGPTLEQLQKLQQERRDAELRAKREEEEQRKRREEKRRQQEEQKRRDEEELFRRKQCRQQQELIMKLLQQAPQQQGPGASGSGWSGAPSSGLSKSGKPPALALLEMQQEAERLLKQQQQQRQQQRDRHSGMSMGSSSMGGQWVDGVGMWGGPGGMEGKGGSGSSSSSMGMWDEAVKNQTGLRGNSNNNMGLKNSRSSPSLSEQYMMRRKRTEEEEKLLKLLQGMKPQDGFTTWCEQMLHALNTSANNSSSSLDVATIVAYLKEVESPYAVLDFIRSYLGDTVEAKEFAKQFLERRAKQKANQQRQQQQKLSKEVAGLNMNFPLQDSMRGMNPSTLQSMFQANHMGKAGLYDNQGGKMKKKQPMMLHSDPSILGYSFHNTGECLSLNEMEMVEDY comes from the exons ATGACTGCTGAGACTCTTAACTTCGGCCCAGAATG TAAACAAAATATCTTTTGGTTGTTTGAACAAAAGCTATTTGAAGACATCATCATGGACTCTAACAAAAg GCTCCGTGCACTGTCCAGTGGGGGGAGTGTGACGtccccccctccttcccccGCCATGCCAAAGTACAAGTTGGCCGAGTACCGCTACGGCCGAGAGGAGATGTTAGCACTTTATATCAAAGACAACAAG gtCCCAGAGGACATGCAGGATAAGGAGTTTGCTGCTATTCTGCAAGATGAGCCCATGCAGCCACTGGCACTGGTGCCTCTCACTGAGGAGGAGCAG aggaACTTCTCCATGTCTGTGAACAGTGTGGCGGTGCTGAGGCTCATGGGAAAAGGGGTGGGCGGGGCTGCCCCAGCTGGAGTGGTCCGAGGACGAGGGGCCACACGAGGTGGTCGAG GACGAGGTCGCGGTGAAGGTGGATTCTACCAAAGAAGTATTGAAGAAGCGGAGGTGGGTTTCGGACGCAGCGTCCGAGAGATACACCGCAGCCAGAGCTGGGATGACCG GGGCGAGCGTCGATTTGAGAAGCCGCTGCGGCGGGAGGTGGGACGTCCTGGCTTTGAAGAGACTGTAGGTCCCGTGGTTCCAGGAAGGAAGGAATACACAAGGGCTGACAGCGATAACTGGCGCATCCTCcgggaggagcaggaggaggaggagggggtggagcCGGGCACCAACTGGAGACTTGCTGGAGCCCGCAGGGATG TATCCTCACTGATGGCGGTCAACTCTTTGTCAGATGGTGGTCCTCGCTCAGCAGGCTGGCGAGAGCATACTGGTCCAGGTGAGAGTCGTCGAAGGAAGTTTGATTTCGATTTCCGTGACTCTGAGGGCCATGGTGGTGGCCGCCGGCGTGCAGGCAGTGAGGGACAAGAGGATGACAGGGACGGCCTGCCAGAGTGGTGTACAGACGAGGAGGACGGGGAGATGGGCACGTTTGATTCCTCTGGGGCTTTCATGACTATGAAG AAGGGTGGCAAGGAGACAATCCTGGAGGACGAGTTTGAGTTTAAGGGGattgaggaggaagaagaagaagacgaaaaCTTCGCTGACATTGAGAGGAATAGTGCGGAAGGAGACAAAGACAATG AGAATAAAGAATGTGGCTCTGCAGTAGGGGATGGCGAGACAAAGCCAGCAtcaccttcctcctctcctccagctCTCCAAAACTGTTCCCCTCCAGCTCTGGAGCCTCGGCCCAGCAACGCTGGCCCAGCGGTGGACAACCCTCAGCTAAACAACAGCCACCCCGTCAAGGCCAGCAGCATGCCCAGTGAAG ACATGGCTCCGATAGGGGGCTCCAAGGCCCAGCTGAGCCCTAGCGCCCCCACCTCTTCCAATCTgcctcccccacccccttccTCTGCTGTTCCTCTCCACCCTCCACCTGGAGGAGACACAGAGGATGATGAGGGCATGAAGCACCTGCAGCAG gAGGCAGAGAGGATGGTGGCATCACTGCAGGACACTTCTTTGGAGGAGGAGTGTTTCACCCAGgcgctgcagcagcagcaggagaacAGGAACACAGCAGCTGCTCTGCCACTGTCACATGAGGCCGCCATGAAGTGGTTCTACAAGGACCCACAGGGAGAGATCCAGG GTCCATTCACCACAGTGGAGATGTGCGAGTGGTTCCAAGCTGGCTACTTCACCATGACCCTTCTGGTGAAGCGGGGCTGCGACGAGGGCTTCCAACCCCTTGGTGACGTCATCAAGATGTGGGGCCGCGTGCCCTTTGCCCCAGGGCCCTCCCCGCCGCCCCTGCTGGTGAGACAGCCACCACCAACGCAGCGCCCGCAGCCCACCCGAGGGCCCGCCGGGACTGTGAGTCAGAGCTCAGCCAACGTAGAGGATGGGGAGGGGAGGATGCAGAGGAGAGGGAAGATTGATAGACAGGTTACG GGAAACCTGGACCAGGACCGTCTGAAAAAGCAACAGGAGCTGGCAGCAGCAGCTCTTTACCAGCAgctccaacagcagcagctaTTCCAGCTCATTAACAG GTGCAGTGAGCAGGGTATGATGCCTTCGATGAATAGGTCGATGTCAGTGCCAGATACAGGGTCCATGTGGGACATGCATACCTCAGCTTCCCAGCCGTCAG GCGGTGAAGCCAGTCTTTGGGACATAACAATGAATCCTTCTACTCAGGGTCCAACTCTCGAACAGCTTCAAAAG ctccagcaggagaGGCGAGACGCTGAACTCAGGGCGAAGcgcgaggaggaggagcagcgtaagaggagggaggagaagaggaggcaacaggaggagcaaaagaggagggatgaggaggagCTCTTCAGACGCAAGCAG TGTCGTCAGCAGCAAGAACTGATCATGAAGTTGCTGCAGCAGGCCCCCCAGCAACAGGGTCCTGGGGCAAGCGGCTCAGGCTGGAGCGGGGCTCCCTCATCTGGGCTATCCAAGTCAGGAAAACCCCCGGCTCTGGCTCTGCTGGAAATGCAGCAGGAGGCAGAGAGGCTcctgaagcagcagcagcaacagaggcagcagcagagagacCGC CACTCCGGCATGTCAATGGGGAGCTCCTCCATGGGAGGGCAGTGGGTGGATGGTGTTGGCATGTGGGGCGGGCCTGGAGGTATGGAGGGTAAGGGCGGCAGTGGAAGCTCTTCAAGCAGCATGGGCATGTGGGACGAGGCTGTGAAGAACCAAACCGGCCTGCGTggtaacagcaacaacaacatggGCTTGAAGAACAGCCGCAGCAGCCCTTCACTCAG TGAGCAGTACATGATGCGTCGTAAGCGGacggaagaggaggagaagctgCTGAAGCTGCTGCAGGGCATGAAGCCTCAGGACGGCTTCACTACCTGGTGTGAACAGATGCTGCACGCTCTCAACACCTCTGCCAacaactcctcttcctctctggaTG TTGCCACAATTGTGGCATACCTGAAGGAGGTGGAGTCTCCCTATGCAGTACTGGACTTCATCCGGTCCTATCTAGGGGACACAGTGGAAGCCAAAGAGTTCGCCAAACAGTTTCTGGA